The window TACTGGTGAAAAATCTGATGACAATAGAGATATAAAATGTGATGAGGATaccgataaaattaatgttgcatgtttatttttgtttgatAAACTTTTTGGGAGTTATGAATCGTTTAATTCTGTTGCCAAAAAAAACACCAATATTGTTGATTACattttgatatggttaaggTATATGTTAAACTTTAACAAAATTCAAGAAAACGACACTATAAAgcatttttatgaaatatatataaatagtggTAAGAAGTATAATCAGAAAATAAATGAGGTTACTGTTTATCAGAgttataaggatcttatagataaaaaacaaaatttgaTGAGTATTGGTATTATAgatatttctaaattttttcatgcatttgtattattatgtgataTGTATATTGAGGTTAATGAAGAAAGCTCAAATTGCAATATAATTTCGAACCTAGCTAAAGATTTTGctataaaatatgatgaacTTAATGAAgattataataatggtaAAGACGGCCCCTATAATCAATTATTatctacattatcaaatgattattgtaatttaaaaaataaatgtaatcaATTTCCAACTCTTCCAACATATTCACGAAGATTCGTAATAAAAAGGACACTAATTCCAATTGCATTTATGATTGTTGCATTATCAATTTTCTTGGGAATTGaatataaggtaaataataaatcaattaaacaatatattcATCACTGATTAAtttgtgaatataaataaattatacattttttaaaatttttatattagtattcgtcaattggatttcggaaacgatctcaaaaacaatgtttaagagaaaaaataaaaaatataatgaagaaaatgattcattaatatatgattcgaatattaataatgattaatatatgttaataagttgtctattgggaagtaatttttgtataatttttatatagtttttatgttgtggaacccatattcgggttagggctaagtattatattgcatttaattttttataacttaaacactaatttaatatatgtaccatccCGTATTCTTAATCAAGAGATGATGCCCAAATATTAAACCCAAAATGGGGATAAGGTAATATAAATGGGgttatataacattttttcataagttataatatatataattaagtgttaatatatatttaatatgattaaagcaaaataactatattacatatattaattcatattatgctatattataattgcctatataaaagttaatatgtggatttattgaattatgcatatcataatatgtttctttatttaatgaaaattttatttagtgaaACTTATAAATTGTGGTacaattaatttaaattatactGTCCCAATTGAAATGtaataatagcattatatatgaggttgggtattattataattcgaTTCATTTAGAACAATTgcctacattataatataccttcatattaatgattatatttttaatgttaattaagcatattaccaatatataatagatattcataaaatatagatgcatgggATATCGATCGAtaatcgacaatacaacattatctataaaatattattatgcatctaaaaattttttaatttttaattgtagttactattatcttcttgtattaatagaagtttaTTTGTatgctttaatttatttatcataaggtataataatagattaatcactattaatttgtaaactttatagttttgaggtataaatatattatattttaaaatatttaaaaaataaaatataaatatattaataaagtttaatattatagatatgatgcattattatacccctataaatataatataataaattactcTACTagtaactaatattgaaatattgttttattgtgaaaccttcatataattaaatattaattttatcgaaaagacataataatacattatatatttgttaatgatCCAATTTGGAAAttttagttttatattctaaaaatatggattaatGGAGAAAGGGTTAAAtacttaattaatattaaatatcattttattattccatattatattatcatagttttttgtagaattaataaaatatagaattattaataaattatttgaatgtatatacattgataactaaacaaataaaacatataagataaaaatgaactaaGTAAAACATttagcaaatatttatttaattttatatattaaaatagcaatatatcttatctctctcctcttaaagtgaaatataataacctaattaaacatagttttatattatactttaaaatattattaatatatatttatatgttaatatttgctaagtattattttaaaaataatatgcattcaaagatttatttaagcttataggTACGGGTTCAatgctaattgttgttttaaagaatggaaaatatgcataaaatagTTTATAAAATTGCACAATAAGATATACttctaaattgaagtatataggaataaaaataaagttatcgaactcattaaaatggattatgaatttatctacattcattaaaaacaatataaatttatataatttacatAGAGATGTAAGTAacataacttaatttgaaaacattataattttaataaagcattgtatatagtattagaagcaaatatataaaagtttaatatatttaatggattatagtaataatataatttttaattttttatattgtgcAGTATTTGAGTTTTATGACGTTGTTtgtgttctatattaaagcatatgtatatatt is drawn from Plasmodium yoelii strain 17X genome assembly, chromosome: 2 and contains these coding sequences:
- a CDS encoding PIR protein, translating into MNKQVCKKFQDITENLEYDSINKKLKFKDDDIFKEYCTGEKSDDNRDIKCDEDTDKINVACLFLFDKLFGSYESFNSVAKKNTNIVDYILIWLRYMLNFNKIQENDTIKHFYEIYINSGKKYNQKINEVTVYQSYKDLIDKKQNLMSIGIIDISKFFHAFVLLCDMYIEVNEESSNCNIISNLAKDFAIKYDELNEDYNNGKDGPYNQLLSTLSNDYCNLKNKCNQFPTLPTYSRRFVIKRTLIPIAFMIVALSIFLGIEYKYSSIGFRKRSQKQCLREKIKNIMKKMIH